DNA sequence from the Sphingomonas bisphenolicum genome:
TGACCGACCGATCCACCTCTGCCGCCGCGCCTGCCTCCCCCGCCTATCGTGGCATCGTGCTGGCGATGTTGCTGCTCGTCTATACGTTCAACTTTCTCGACCGGCAGATACTGGGCATCCTGGCCGGGCCGATCAAGGCGGAGCTGGGGCTGAGCGATACGCAGCTCGGCGCGCTGGGCGGGATCGCCTTTGCCTTGCTCTATTCGACGCTGGCGATCCCGCTGGCGTTGCTGGCGGACCGGACCAGCCGGACCTGGGTCATCACCGTGTCGCTCGCCATCTGGAGCGGCTTCACCGCGCTGTGCGGGATCGCGAGCAGCTTCACCCAGATGTTCCTGTTCCGCATCGGGGTGGGCGTGGGGGAGGCGGGCGGCGTCGCGCCCTCCTACGCCGTGATCAGCGACTATTTTCCCGCGCATCAGCGGGCGCGGGCGCTGTCCATCTATTCGCTCGGCATTCCGCTGGGGTCGGCCGGTGGCGTGCTGCTGGGCGGCTATATCGCGCAGGCGGTGGAGTGGCGCACGGCGTTCATCGCGGTGGGGATCATGGGCATCCTGATCGCGCCGGTCTTTCGGCTGGTGGTGCGCGAACCGGCGCGGCCGGTGCAGGCGGCCGATGCGGTGCCGGTGTCGGCGGTGTTCGGCATA
Encoded proteins:
- a CDS encoding spinster family MFS transporter, which codes for MTDRSTSAAAPASPAYRGIVLAMLLLVYTFNFLDRQILGILAGPIKAELGLSDTQLGALGGIAFALLYSTLAIPLALLADRTSRTWVITVSLAIWSGFTALCGIASSFTQMFLFRIGVGVGEAGGVAPSYAVISDYFPAHQRARALSIYSLGIPLGSAGGVLLGGYIAQAVEWRTAFIAVGIMGILIAPVFRLVVREPARPVQAADAVPVSAVFGILAAKRSFWFLALGAACSSMCGYGVAFWLPSLLMRSFGLDILGAGQFLGGLLLIGGVAGVLLGGWLGDAMGGKDKAYYAWVPAVSYVVGMPLFVVGVLSGSVGFAFALFLIPQALVYVWLGPVLTAVQHLVPAHMRASAAASFLLINNLVGLGLGSWSVGALSDALTPTYGAEALRYAIVAALGFYLLAGLFMALAGKALRKDWVAA